Proteins encoded by one window of Anas platyrhynchos isolate ZD024472 breed Pekin duck chromosome 14, IASCAAS_PekinDuck_T2T, whole genome shotgun sequence:
- the HK3 gene encoding hexokinase-3 isoform X1 produces MSNPRRPGSQPSRGGRTPWSPHGERGRLPPINRCVGMMMWGQQPSAAPGLEDSLCSIVIVGHSCALYPRLPGHDGGTTLPSHDAAQTSAPCGRDAEGRAPGSFQFGHQDNVPSCTPVQRALLSLTLSLEKLQAVKCRMLEAMEKGLSQETHAQSTVHMLPTFICSTPDGTEKGDLMVVELCQSHIRTLFVTLLGDGNQSPQLMYKTFELPADKLQGTGEALFDFVAQCVQKFLEEIGNPQHRLPVGFVFPFSCRQTGLGKAELISWSKGFQCSDVEGKDVVQLLQAAINKLELYHVEVIALLNDTVGTMMASSWGGKPCEIALVMGTGTNSCFMAEAQLVEVVEENNGRMCVNSEWGRFGDDGALNDVLTPYDHRVDQESSNPGERRFEKMVGGLYLGEIVRHAMLMLAAEQALFIGASTSALGSKDAFKTQQVLEIMDNEMGMAKARSALEALGLQPSERDCCRVQQICRAVVSRAAALSAMGLAAILSLMCRSRELERLVVNVGVDGELYRANARFGEILQSVTGLLAPECAATLVPAADTNGLGVAMVTAVAQRMLTQRHEVEQLLAPLRLSRADLERVQGLMRQEMERGLGRDSNADASVRMLPTYVCNTPDGTERGDFLALDLGGTNFRVLVVRVMEEGIHMASEIYVIPTSIMQGTGEALFDHIIECIMDFQTKQNLMEQVLPLGFTFSFPCQQLGLDKAMLLTWTKGFSASGCVGQDVVQLLREAAERKQHLALKVVAVVNDTVGTMMACGYDDPRCEIGLIVGTGTNACYMEERKNVGTVEGEEGRMCINMEWGAFGDNGCLDDIFTTFDRMVDEKTINAGKQRFEKLISGMYLGEIVRHILLAMVDKQLLFRGKPSLKLQTKDIFQTKFLSTIETDGLALQHVQDILRDLELDASFEDSVLVREVCQTVSLRAAQLCAAGLAAVVEKMRENRGLAQLAVTVGVDGTLYKMHPHFSHNLQQMLQDLAPNCAVTFLQSEDGSGKGAALVAAVACREPSP; encoded by the exons ATGTCCAACCCCAGGCGCCctggctcccagcccagccgcGGCGGCAGGACCCCGTGGAGCCCCCACGGGGAGAGGGGCCGCCTGCCCCCCATCAACCG GTGCGTGGGCATGATGATGTGGGGGCAGCAGCCTTCGGCAGCGCCTGGCCTCGAGGACAGCCTCTGCTCCATCGTCATCGTGGGGCACAGCTGTGCCCTCTACCCCCGGCTGCCCGGTCACGACGGCGGCACGACGCTGCCGAGCCACGACGCTGCCCAGACCTCGGCCCCCTGCGGCAGGGATGcggaggggag GGCCCCGGGGAGCTTCCAGTTTGGACACCAGGACAACGTCCCCTCCTGCACGCCG GTGCAACGGGCGCTGCTGTCGCTCACCCTCTCgctggagaagctgcaggcGGTGAAGTGCCGCATGCTGGAGGCCATGGAGAAGGGGCTGAGCCAAGAGACGCACGCACAAAGCACCGTGCACATGCTGCCCACCTTCATCTGCTCCACGCCTGACGGCACTG AGAAGGGCGACCTCATGGTGGTGGAGCTGTGCCAGAGCCACATCCGCACCCTGTTCGTGACCCTGCTGGGCGACGGAAACCAGAGCCCCCAGCTGATGTACAAGACCTTCGAGCTGCCAGCGGACAAGCTGCAGGGCACCGGGGAAGCG CTCTTTGACTTCGTCGCCCAATGCGTGCAAAAGTTCCTGGAGGAAATCGGCAACCCCCAGCATCGCCTCCCCGTGGGCTTCGTCTTCCCGTTCAGCTGCAGGCAGACAGGGCTGGGCAAG GCCGAGCTCATCTCCTGGTCCAAGGGCTTCCAGTGCAGCGACGTGGAGGGCAAGGACgtggtgcagctgctgcaggcagccatCAACAAGCTGGAG CTCTACCACGTGGAAGTCATCGCCCTGCTCAACGACACCGTGGGCACCATGAtggccagcagctggggggggaaGCCCTGCGAGATCGCCCTGGTGATGG GCACGGGCACCAACAGCTGCTTCATGGCCGAGGCGCagctggtggaggtggtggaggagaacAACGGCAGGATGTGCGTCAACAGCGAGTGGGGCCGCTTCGGGGACGACGGCGCCCTCAACGATGTGCTCACCCCCTACGACCACCGCGTGGACCAGGAGTCCTCCAACCCTGGGGAGAGGAG GTTTGAGAAGATGGTGGGCGGCCTCTACCTGGGGGAGATCGTCCGGCACGCCATGCTCATGCTGGCCGCCGAGCAAGCGCTTTTCATCGGGGCCAGCACCTCCGCCCTGGGGAGCAAGGACGCCTTCAAGACCCAGCAGGTCCTGGAGATCATGGA CAACGAGATGGGCATGGCCAAGGCGAGGAGCGCTCTggaggccctggggctgcagccgaGCGAGCGGGACTGCTGCCGGGTGCAGCAGATCTGCCGGGCGGTGGTGAGCCGTGCCGCCGCGCTCAGCGCCATGGGGCTGGCCGCCATCCTCAGCCTCATGTGCCGCAGCCGCGAGCTGGAGCGGCTGGTGGTCAACGTGGGGGTGGACGGCGAGCTGTACCGTGCCAACGCCAG GTTTGGGGAGATCCTGCAGAGCGTGACGGGGCTGCTGGCCCCCGAGTGCGCAGCCACCCTGGTGCCTGCGGCGGACACCAACGGGCTGGGGGTGGCCATGGTGACGGCGGTGGCCCAGCGCATGTTGACCCAGCGCCACGAggtggagcagctgctggccccGCTGCGGCTCAGCCGCGCCGACCTGGAGCGCGTCCAGGGGCTGATGAGGCAGGAGATGGAGCGAGGGCTGGGCCGGGACAGCAACGCCGACGCCTCCGTCCGCATGCTGCCCACCTACGTCTGCAACACGCCCGACGGCACCG AGAGAGGCGACTTTCTGGCGCTGGACCTTGGGGGGACCAATTTCCGCGTGCTGGTGGTGCGTGTGATGGAGGAAGGCATCCACATGGCCAGTGAGATCTACGTCATCCCAACGTCCATAATGCAAGGCACTGGAGAGGCG CTCTTCGACCACATCATCGAGTGCATCATGGACTTCCAGACCAAGCAGAACCTGATGGAGCAGGTCCTGCCCCTCGGCTtcaccttctccttcccctgccagcagctgggcctGGATAAG GCCATGCTGCTGACCTGGACCAAAGGCTTCAGTGCCTCGGGCTGCGTGGGGCAGGACGTGGTCCAGCTGCTGAGAGAGGCTGCAGAGCGCAAACAG cacctggcGCTGAAGGTGGTGGCCGTGGTGAACGACACCGTGGGAACCATGATGGCCTGCGGCTACGATGACCCCAGATGTGAAATCGGCCTCATCGTGG GGACGGGGACCAACGCCTGCTAcatggaggagaggaagaacgTGGGCACCGTGGAGGGGGAAGAAGGCCGCATGTGCATCAACATGGAGTGGGGGGCCTTTGGGGACAACGGCTGCCTGGACGACATCTTCACCACCTTCGACCGCATGGTGGATGAGAAAACCATCAACGCGGGCAAGCAGAG GTTTGAGAAGCTGATCAGCGGCATGTACCTGGGCGAGATCGTGCGCCACATCCTGCTGGCGATGGTGGACAAACAGCTCCTGTTCCGCGGCAAGCCCTCGCTCAAGCTCCAGACCAAGGACATCTTCCAGACCAAGTTCCTCTCCACCATCGAGAC CGACGGGCTGGCCCTGCAGCACGTGCAGGACATCCTGAGGGACCTGGAGCTGGACGCCAGCTTCGAGGACAGCGTGCTGGTGCGCGAGGTGTGCCAGACCGTGTCCCTGCGGGCGGCCCAGCTCTGCGCCGCCGGCCTGGCCGCCGTGGTGGAGAAGATGCGGGAGAACCGGGGCCTGGCCCAGCTGGCCGTCACCGTGGGGGTGGACGGCACCTTGTACAAGATGCACCCCCA CTTCTCCCACAACCTCCAGCAGATGCTGCAGGACCTCGCGCCCAACTGCGCCGTCACCTTCCTGCAGTCGGAGGATGGCTCAGGGAAAGGCGCTGCGCTCGTGGCGGCCGTGGCGTGCCGGGAGCCCAGCCCCTAG
- the HK3 gene encoding hexokinase-3 isoform X2, with translation MSNPRRPGSQPSRGGRTPWSPHGERGRLPPINRAPGSFQFGHQDNVPSCTPVQRALLSLTLSLEKLQAVKCRMLEAMEKGLSQETHAQSTVHMLPTFICSTPDGTEKGDLMVVELCQSHIRTLFVTLLGDGNQSPQLMYKTFELPADKLQGTGEALFDFVAQCVQKFLEEIGNPQHRLPVGFVFPFSCRQTGLGKAELISWSKGFQCSDVEGKDVVQLLQAAINKLELYHVEVIALLNDTVGTMMASSWGGKPCEIALVMGTGTNSCFMAEAQLVEVVEENNGRMCVNSEWGRFGDDGALNDVLTPYDHRVDQESSNPGERRFEKMVGGLYLGEIVRHAMLMLAAEQALFIGASTSALGSKDAFKTQQVLEIMDNEMGMAKARSALEALGLQPSERDCCRVQQICRAVVSRAAALSAMGLAAILSLMCRSRELERLVVNVGVDGELYRANARFGEILQSVTGLLAPECAATLVPAADTNGLGVAMVTAVAQRMLTQRHEVEQLLAPLRLSRADLERVQGLMRQEMERGLGRDSNADASVRMLPTYVCNTPDGTERGDFLALDLGGTNFRVLVVRVMEEGIHMASEIYVIPTSIMQGTGEALFDHIIECIMDFQTKQNLMEQVLPLGFTFSFPCQQLGLDKAMLLTWTKGFSASGCVGQDVVQLLREAAERKQHLALKVVAVVNDTVGTMMACGYDDPRCEIGLIVGTGTNACYMEERKNVGTVEGEEGRMCINMEWGAFGDNGCLDDIFTTFDRMVDEKTINAGKQRFEKLISGMYLGEIVRHILLAMVDKQLLFRGKPSLKLQTKDIFQTKFLSTIETDGLALQHVQDILRDLELDASFEDSVLVREVCQTVSLRAAQLCAAGLAAVVEKMRENRGLAQLAVTVGVDGTLYKMHPHFSHNLQQMLQDLAPNCAVTFLQSEDGSGKGAALVAAVACREPSP, from the exons ATGTCCAACCCCAGGCGCCctggctcccagcccagccgcGGCGGCAGGACCCCGTGGAGCCCCCACGGGGAGAGGGGCCGCCTGCCCCCCATCAACCG GGCCCCGGGGAGCTTCCAGTTTGGACACCAGGACAACGTCCCCTCCTGCACGCCG GTGCAACGGGCGCTGCTGTCGCTCACCCTCTCgctggagaagctgcaggcGGTGAAGTGCCGCATGCTGGAGGCCATGGAGAAGGGGCTGAGCCAAGAGACGCACGCACAAAGCACCGTGCACATGCTGCCCACCTTCATCTGCTCCACGCCTGACGGCACTG AGAAGGGCGACCTCATGGTGGTGGAGCTGTGCCAGAGCCACATCCGCACCCTGTTCGTGACCCTGCTGGGCGACGGAAACCAGAGCCCCCAGCTGATGTACAAGACCTTCGAGCTGCCAGCGGACAAGCTGCAGGGCACCGGGGAAGCG CTCTTTGACTTCGTCGCCCAATGCGTGCAAAAGTTCCTGGAGGAAATCGGCAACCCCCAGCATCGCCTCCCCGTGGGCTTCGTCTTCCCGTTCAGCTGCAGGCAGACAGGGCTGGGCAAG GCCGAGCTCATCTCCTGGTCCAAGGGCTTCCAGTGCAGCGACGTGGAGGGCAAGGACgtggtgcagctgctgcaggcagccatCAACAAGCTGGAG CTCTACCACGTGGAAGTCATCGCCCTGCTCAACGACACCGTGGGCACCATGAtggccagcagctggggggggaaGCCCTGCGAGATCGCCCTGGTGATGG GCACGGGCACCAACAGCTGCTTCATGGCCGAGGCGCagctggtggaggtggtggaggagaacAACGGCAGGATGTGCGTCAACAGCGAGTGGGGCCGCTTCGGGGACGACGGCGCCCTCAACGATGTGCTCACCCCCTACGACCACCGCGTGGACCAGGAGTCCTCCAACCCTGGGGAGAGGAG GTTTGAGAAGATGGTGGGCGGCCTCTACCTGGGGGAGATCGTCCGGCACGCCATGCTCATGCTGGCCGCCGAGCAAGCGCTTTTCATCGGGGCCAGCACCTCCGCCCTGGGGAGCAAGGACGCCTTCAAGACCCAGCAGGTCCTGGAGATCATGGA CAACGAGATGGGCATGGCCAAGGCGAGGAGCGCTCTggaggccctggggctgcagccgaGCGAGCGGGACTGCTGCCGGGTGCAGCAGATCTGCCGGGCGGTGGTGAGCCGTGCCGCCGCGCTCAGCGCCATGGGGCTGGCCGCCATCCTCAGCCTCATGTGCCGCAGCCGCGAGCTGGAGCGGCTGGTGGTCAACGTGGGGGTGGACGGCGAGCTGTACCGTGCCAACGCCAG GTTTGGGGAGATCCTGCAGAGCGTGACGGGGCTGCTGGCCCCCGAGTGCGCAGCCACCCTGGTGCCTGCGGCGGACACCAACGGGCTGGGGGTGGCCATGGTGACGGCGGTGGCCCAGCGCATGTTGACCCAGCGCCACGAggtggagcagctgctggccccGCTGCGGCTCAGCCGCGCCGACCTGGAGCGCGTCCAGGGGCTGATGAGGCAGGAGATGGAGCGAGGGCTGGGCCGGGACAGCAACGCCGACGCCTCCGTCCGCATGCTGCCCACCTACGTCTGCAACACGCCCGACGGCACCG AGAGAGGCGACTTTCTGGCGCTGGACCTTGGGGGGACCAATTTCCGCGTGCTGGTGGTGCGTGTGATGGAGGAAGGCATCCACATGGCCAGTGAGATCTACGTCATCCCAACGTCCATAATGCAAGGCACTGGAGAGGCG CTCTTCGACCACATCATCGAGTGCATCATGGACTTCCAGACCAAGCAGAACCTGATGGAGCAGGTCCTGCCCCTCGGCTtcaccttctccttcccctgccagcagctgggcctGGATAAG GCCATGCTGCTGACCTGGACCAAAGGCTTCAGTGCCTCGGGCTGCGTGGGGCAGGACGTGGTCCAGCTGCTGAGAGAGGCTGCAGAGCGCAAACAG cacctggcGCTGAAGGTGGTGGCCGTGGTGAACGACACCGTGGGAACCATGATGGCCTGCGGCTACGATGACCCCAGATGTGAAATCGGCCTCATCGTGG GGACGGGGACCAACGCCTGCTAcatggaggagaggaagaacgTGGGCACCGTGGAGGGGGAAGAAGGCCGCATGTGCATCAACATGGAGTGGGGGGCCTTTGGGGACAACGGCTGCCTGGACGACATCTTCACCACCTTCGACCGCATGGTGGATGAGAAAACCATCAACGCGGGCAAGCAGAG GTTTGAGAAGCTGATCAGCGGCATGTACCTGGGCGAGATCGTGCGCCACATCCTGCTGGCGATGGTGGACAAACAGCTCCTGTTCCGCGGCAAGCCCTCGCTCAAGCTCCAGACCAAGGACATCTTCCAGACCAAGTTCCTCTCCACCATCGAGAC CGACGGGCTGGCCCTGCAGCACGTGCAGGACATCCTGAGGGACCTGGAGCTGGACGCCAGCTTCGAGGACAGCGTGCTGGTGCGCGAGGTGTGCCAGACCGTGTCCCTGCGGGCGGCCCAGCTCTGCGCCGCCGGCCTGGCCGCCGTGGTGGAGAAGATGCGGGAGAACCGGGGCCTGGCCCAGCTGGCCGTCACCGTGGGGGTGGACGGCACCTTGTACAAGATGCACCCCCA CTTCTCCCACAACCTCCAGCAGATGCTGCAGGACCTCGCGCCCAACTGCGCCGTCACCTTCCTGCAGTCGGAGGATGGCTCAGGGAAAGGCGCTGCGCTCGTGGCGGCCGTGGCGTGCCGGGAGCCCAGCCCCTAG